The DNA window ttttaaaaatatatacttacgTATATTTTGGGGTAGAGGAAATGGGAAAAAAGGAATAATATTCTCACTTTATTGCTGGGATGATATTTAAAAAGATTGTGTTgacttacttttttatttaaaaatataaaactctggAGATACTTGAGCATATCACTTTACCATTCAAATTAGCAAAACTGATTTCAGAGGGCCCATCTGAAAAAATCCTTTATTGTTTTAGGAAGGATTCTTAAGGATCTTCCTTCAAGAGGCAGTATAGCACTAATCCATAGCACAGATCCTAGGGCAGATTATTTAACCtgaaatctcagctctgccatgTCCAAGCTTTtgtaaccttgagcaagttacctaTTCTCTTTGTTGACACAGTCTCTTATGTAAATGATAATTGTATATACTTCATACACTTTTGTGAGAATTAAGGAATAAATGTAAAGTACTCaaaatagtgcctggcatacGAGAAATGCCATATAAGCAGTAACAATTAGAAGTAATAATAAGGACAAAATTCTTCCTGGAGAGTATAGAGTAAAAACTGGGACTTACACATCTTTTATGTCAATAAACCTAGACACTTCTGATGCTATATGACTTATATTCCAAGACTAAAAGTTCTATTTGGTTGTCTGGGGATTCAGACAGATAAGCATCATCCAAGCTCCTAGAGATATACTAGGTGTGTCAAGTTTCCTAGTTGTTATGCCAGTCAAAGGTAATGGCCAAGACTCTGATCCTGGAAAGAGCTTGTCCTTGGGTGAATAGCCCATAAGAAAAGTGTGTTTTAAGGGTCATGGGTGAATTTCCATTGATCACCCTCTTTCAACTTTGAGGAAATTAGATATCAGACTACCctttgagacttccctgatggctcagaaggtaaagaatctgcctgcaatgcaggagatctaggttcaatccctaggtcaggaagatcccttggataagggcatggcaacccactccagttattcttgcctggagaatcccatggacactggGGCCTGAggggctaaggtccatggggttgcaaagagacatgactgagcgactaacactttcactttcttcacccTTTTTTTCAAACTGcccttttaaaagatgaaaaggaaatagaGATGCTCCTCTATTATGACTCTAATCAGAGTCACATAACTCTTACTTCCACTAGCATAAAGACACTAGACTATTTTGAGGGAAAGAGCTCCAAGTTCATGTCAAAAACTTAAGCCTTAAACTTGTTAATTTTTAGTAGCAAGTTGAAAGGGCATTAGATGAAAATGTCATAAGATGTACGTGGTGTATTCCTACCTCTCTCTCTAAAAGTGAGGTAACAGATTATGTGCAGGGTGGCAGAATTCTTTGAAATTTAACAGTTTCTAAATGACAACACAAAATCTATCTGAAACTAAAAGTAATGTGATAAACTCCATTCATTTCTCCATTTTACAACTATTCCATGTTTGCAAAAGAATTTAGAGAGGTACAAAAACATTTAATTCAAAAGTTGTTATGATAatgctataaagaaaaagaactgacATCTAGTTCTGGCTCCTGGATAATCCCacgggcaggggagcctggtgggctatggtccatagcatcgcaaagagtcagatgtaactgagtacacacacacatacacaccacctgGTCATGTGGCCTTGGGGAAGACACTTAAATTCTGAGatttagtttccttatttgtaacaTGGTGATAACACAGTGTATTATGTATGTCAAAAGGTGGCTGTGAGACTTAAATGGACTTATTTAGGACAAAACACTTTGAAATTATAATATACCatagaaatatgaaatattatcattatatatatgagtatgtatatgtgtgtacttgtgtgtgtacatgtctaAATCAGGGAGCCTATCCAAAAATCCTTCAAATACTTTAAGCTTTTATTTGATTGAGATGTTATGTTTAACAATGCATCTTACTATAATTtttatagaaaagtaaaaaattaagaTGTAGTTTTATGGGCCTTGCTATATCAAGCCATTAGTAAGTAGTCACAATTAACTAATCTATAAAATGTTGCGATTGTGACAGATTGCATCCAAGAGCTCCCTCTGTCCCTAACATTCTATGATTCATAACTCttacattattaaaatattagaatCATAGAATGTGAACCTATACTTCCAAATTATGACTACTCTTGGCTCTAATAACTTCTAAGCAGACTGGAAAAGAATTCAACCTATACTGGTAATTTGCATTTGGGTGCAGAAATGTTGCCTTTTTTGCAAAGCCAAATTAAGCTGAAATTAATGACTTGTTATTTGTTAACTAACAGTTAATGCTAACTATGGGCAGCTAAACTCTAATTTTTCCAGTCTTATAACGTAAACTATATTGATCCATCTTTATAGTAATGCTGAGAAACAGAATTGGTACAAACTATATACTGTctctattaataaaataaattttgatattaatttgtgATTCTGACCTTTAGTCAGGGAAAATTGATCTGATAATTACTTTTACTACTATTCAAGGCTACAGAATTGAAGCATCTTAAGTGTTTACTAGAAGAACTCAAACTTCTAGAGGAAGTGCTAAATTTAGCTCCAAGCAAAAACCTGAACCCCAGAGAGATCAAGGATTCAATGGACAATATCAAGAGAATAGTTTTGGAACTACAGGTAAAATATTACTATATTTGTTCtcctggaaataaaataaatggaagggCATTTTAACATTGTGTAACATTTTGTATTTGTGAAGTACTCATGCATTTAAAGTCCATTATGAATATAAGTCATTTTTATGTTAGGTGACAAATTGTGGATATTGGAAGTGTAAGCTAGAGGGCTTCTATCTACCATCCACTCAGGGACAAGCCCCTACCAATGCACTTTGTCACCCCTCACATTAACACAAAACTGGGATTGGGAGAAGATACTGAATTGAATTTCAAAGAAAGGAGACAGGTGTCATtatatacagtaagtcctctacATATGAATTTTTAAGTTGTggactttcaaagatgtgaatgtgcatTCACATGTCCAATCATAAAAGTTAGTGCACGTGTCTGGCATACATTGTCACTTTCCTGCATCCTCTACAAGTGATTGTGCTTTGTGTACTTTATTGTGTAGtactgtatagagtacagtagtAGTGGGTATCTttgtttcaagcccaggatgtctagAAGCAAGTATAAAAGCAGCAGTATATAGCTGACTGTGTtaagttgggtacctaggctaactctgTAGGACTTACAAACAAAATTCAACTTACAAACCTGCTCTTGGAACAGAACTCATTTGGATGTAGGGGACCTACTATATTTTTAGGACctactatatttttaaattttttcagatCATCTTCCAGAATAGCTAATTCTGATTAcccaaaatactttttaaatgggGTTTTCCTATCATTTGGTAGAAGAACTAagagatttgtttaaaaaaatggcaACCAGTAAAATGGCCAATGGACCAgataattaactttttatttagagGTAATACTCACTTTCAGGACCTTAAGAATTTTAAACACATAGGAAGCATGAAATATACAAGGAACTTGGGCGATGTGAGAGATTCATGGCTCTCTTTCCTCATCCATCTGTCAAAGTACAAAATTCATTAATTAATAGACATCCTAAATAAAAAGCACAAGTTAAATTACAGCTTGTATGTCACTATCTGGATATTACAACATACACTAATTTAGGCACATAATTTTGGTCATttgaagaaaatgtaaatgttaaTATGTTTAATATACTTGAAAATAAAGGCCATAACTCTATAAGACTTGAACTGAAAATAATTGTATATAAGGTAAACTACTttgaactaaaaattaaaatgttttcttttataggGATCTGAAACAGGATTCACATGTGAATATGATGATGCGACAGTAAAGGCTGTAGAATTTCTGAACAAATGGATTACCTTTTGTCAAAGCATCTACTCAACAATGACTTGATAACTAAGTGCCTCTCATTTTAAACTATCaggctttctatttatttaaatatttaaaatttatatttattttttgatgtatgTTTTCCTACCTTTTGTAACTATTAGTCTTAAGATGATAAATATGgatcttttaagattctttttgtaAGCCCTACGGGCTCTAAAAAATTCAGTTAAATTATTTAtcctaaagtatttatttttatattgactttttaaatataatgtcTATGCAGGTCATTgactaaaattatttaataaagttgatgaataaaaacaaactcaGATTATTTGTCATTCTGGGAATAGCACAGAATAAGGAAAGTCCTGTAATATGGCCACAGGTATATACTGTAAAAATTTCCCCAAGCAATTTTGGAAGAGATATTCATGTGGAAGCCTATTCAGTAAAGAATGAGAATTATTGAGATATTCTGGGAAGTTATTAGATAATGACCCTAAAGGATCCTGTAATTCTGAAACTCCAATGTGAGTCATCAGTCAGAATGGGGACTTAGCCTGGTGAAATACTAGCTTGAGTCCTTCTCCGGAGGGCTCAAAGGGATCACAAAGCCTCCTAGCACATCTCCATAGCACTATTCCAGGGAGCACAGTTGACTGACAGTCTCTAGCTACTGCCATTTGCATTTAAATTACATGGGCAACAGAATATCTTAACTGTCTCATCCCAGGGATCTATCAGTTTTACTGCTCTCTGTCCTCATTAGTCTGGAGAGTACTTGATCATCTTACTATTTCAAAGAATACCATGCTGGTCAATGACTTTGGTGCTGTTATGTTAACTGGATTTGCTGACAAGAAACAAGTAGGAGTAGTACACGAATAAGGCAAATGTGGGGTAGAAGAAGGGCAACAAGTTCAGGGATGTGGCACAAAAATGAAGTTTCTAAGGGTCCAGTAGTGTCTTGAACGTTAGGAGTTTCCTTTAAAGTAGAGGACAAGATTCTGTGTCTTGAAAGGCCAACTGCAAAGAAGTACACAGCTTGGTGGGCCTCTGGAATCTGAAAGTGTGCTATATACACTATACTGACCCATTTTTGAAGGGTAACTCTATAAGGCTGTCAGTTTTCAGTAAAGCCCCCAGCAAGAAAGGGCTATATTGCAGGTCCAGGCCTCAATTCAAGTTCCTCAGCCACATGAGATATATGACCCAGAAGACCCAGTGGTATTCAAAGTGTTTGTGATAGAGGTGTTGTTAAAAGCCTCTAGAAAGTCCCTGAAAGATAATGACCACACAGTTCTATAGTTTTTAGAGAGACCACactctactctgcatataattccCCATTTAAAAGCAAAATCCTGGTAGAGACCAATGTCTGACCACAGGACACCAAATGATTCTGCAACCTGAACTGCCCATCATGAACTAGTTATTAACTGATGGACTGAAATATTTAACACTGGGCAGCACAGCAGCATTTCACTATAAAATGCAAGTGAGTAGGCCTAAAGAGATCCAAGAGGGACAAGTCAACTTCATAAAGAGGCAGTTTAGATTCTCACAGTACCTGGTTTAACCCCTCTCCCTTAGCCCACTCCTGTGGCTTCTTGGGGGAGTTCTACAAGAGAGAAAAGAGCATGGTTCACAAACAGATCTGTACTGGATGCTGGTGTCAGCCAGAATGGATGATCCCAGGAGAATAACCCTATTCAAACTTGGTTGCCCGTTTCATGTTTAAGGagaaatggacagaagtttggaTCTAGAATAGACTGACTTGTGGAAAGTGATGAATGAGACTGCCAGATGACTGGGTATatgaagaaaaaatgtaaaattagtgACAAGAAGTTCTGGAGAAGAGGTATGTAATGGCTCTCTTtgaatgggcagaggatctgaagaTATTAATGAAGGCTTTCATTATTCAGGTGGACAAGATGACCCTTTCTGAGGATGTCAGCCAGTTTTTTTCCTTGGCCAATCCAGTGCTTATTCAATAGGTCCACAAACAAAATTCTATGGTAACaagtatggaaataaaaaaagagctCAATAACATGGTTGTTCACTTAGAAATGCTAACCTGGCTACTGCCACTGTGAGTACTCAAGCTCCCCAAAGCAAAGTCAATGCTGAGTTTTCAGTATAGCACCATTCCCTAAAAGAATCAGTTGAGATTGATTATACTGGACCTCTCCTACCATAGCATGAACAGTATTTTGTCCTCAAAAGGACAGATTGATGTTTCAAacacagattttctttcttttttgcctcaAGTGTTCTACAGCACCACCGTTAGATTTACAAAATGTCTTATCCATCACAACACTGCCTCCAACCAAATCATATAGTATGGCAAAAGAAGTGTGGCAATAGGATCAAGCCCATGGATTTCACTGCTCTCTCTACAGGCTCTATTATTCAGAAGCAGCTGGCTTGGTTAGACAGAGAAATGCCTTGTTGAAGATTCAGTTAGGACATCTACTTGGAAACAatattgtgaggatcaaatgaagaATGCTCTATTAGTGTTAAATTAGCAGCCAATATATTTTACAGTCTCCCCCAGAGCCAGAGAACATAGGTCTAGGAATAAAAAAGTACAAGTAAAAGCAGTCCATCTCATTATTATACTAAATGACtcatgtgaaaaaaattttatttacctcCCATTAATGAAATCTTAGCTTAGTTGATTTTATGGTCCTACTGCTTAAAAGGGCaggaatattaaattttatcagaAAACTGATTAAATGGGAGCTGAGACTACCTTTTGGACATTTAGGGGCTTTTCACGCAGTTGAACCAACAGGTACATATTGGACTAGCAGAGTAACTGATTTGATGACAAGAGGAAATCAATTTCCCACTATACAACAAAGGCAGCTGCTACATAATAGGTAACACTATTTGGAACCCTGGAAGCTCAGTGGGGCAGCACTTAACTTCCACTTCCCAATTGTACTGGTCAGTGGAAAATTGTACCGATCCCCAAAATGCAAGAATACCAAAGACTTGGATTTCACAGAATAGAGAATTTGGAGTTTACCACTAGGTAAAGAATTCTAGGACACTGACAGTggagaaggacatgcactcaCCTTCTCccgtgagaactccaaaattgcaactcgctcctgaacaaccatcaacaggaaaatgttggaccccaccaaaaaaaggtaccccatgtccaagggcaaaggagaagccccaacaggATTGTAAGAGGtgaaaaatcatgtttagaatgaaaaccccatacccgccagagatgctcggagggctcaaacaaaaccttgtgcacaccaggactcaTTCATCCCACAAaggctgagccagacctgcctttgagtgtttgagtgtctcctgtggtggCATGGGTCAGCCaccagtggcctgctgcagggacaggggctctctggctgcagcagacctggaagGAATGCCATGTGGCCTAAGTCcccttggaggaggttgccattaaccccaccatagagccactgaGCAGATGACCTAcagactggagaacaattataccaaagaagttctcgcactgttaagaaagttctaggagcCACAatagatttcccaacctggggatccagcaaagggactgaaaaaccccagggaatttgactttggaggccagtggaatttgattacagaacttccacgcAACTGGGGAAACAGATTTTGGAGGGCGAAAAtgaaaccttgtgcacaccagggcccaggagaaaggagtggtgacctcacaagagactgagccagacttgcctgtgagcaGAGGTGTGGATCAGTAGTGGCCTGCCACGGGGTCagaggcactgaatacaacagtgctAGCATAAATCTTTTTGAAGGTGATCCCGTAGTTTGGCTTCACCCCATCaacaaaaaattggattaaaaatttactgagcatggtcctgTCCATTAGCACAAGACCCAGATTCCTCCCATCAGggagcttccacaagcctcttacccttatgcatcagagggcagacagaatgaaaaccacaatcagagaaaactaacgaaactgatcacatggatcacagccttgtctaacttaatgaaactatgagccatgctgtgtagggccacccaagatggacgggtcatggtggagagttctgacaaaaatgtggtccactggagaagggaatggcaaataacttcagtattcttgccttgagaaccctatgaacagtatggcaaggcaaaaagatatgacactgaaagatgaactccccaggtcggtaggtgctcaatatactactggagaagaatgaagaaatagctccagaaagaatgaagagacagagccaaagcaaaaacgacACGTAGCTGTGGAAGTGACTGGTGATGgaggtaaagtctgatgctgtaaagaacaatagtgCATTGGAATCtggactgttaggtccataaatcacagtaaattggaagtggccaaacagcagatggcaagagtgaacatcaacattttaggaatcagtgaactaaaatggactggaatgggcaaatttaattcagatgatcattatatatactactgtgggcaagaatcccttagaagaaatggagtagctctcatagtcaatgcaagagtctgaaatgcagtgtttgggtgcaatctcaaatatgacagaatgatttctgtttgtttgcaaggcaaaccattcaatatcacagtaatccaagtctatgccccaaccactgatgccaaacaagctgaagttgaatgcttttatgatgacctacaagaccttcttggaagaaaagccatgaccaacctagacatattaaaatgcagagacattactttgccgacaacggtccatctagtcaaagctgtggcttttccagtagtcatgtacggctgtgagagttggactataaagaaagatgagcaccgaagaattgatgcttttgaactgtgctgttggagaagactcttgagagtcccttggactgcaaggagatccaaccagtccatcctaaaggaaatcagtcctgaatattcattggaaggactgatgctgaagctgaaactccaatactttggccacctgatgcgaagaactgactcattggaaaagaccttgatgctgggaacgattgatagcaggaggagaaggagacgacagaggatgagatagttggacggCATCctggacttgatggacatgagtttgagtaggctctgggagttggtgatggacagggaagcctggtgtgctgcagtccacgggtcacaaagggtcggacatgactgagcaactgaagtgaacaaggccttctagaactaacaccaaaaaaagatgtcattttcatcataggcgactggaatgcataagtaggaagtcaagggataactgaagtaacaggcaagtttggccttggagtacaaaatgaagcaaggcgaaggctaacagagttgtaccaagagaacacactggtcatagcaaacactctcttccaacaacacaagaaatgactatacacatggatatcaccagatggtcaataccgaaatcagactgat is part of the Bubalus kerabau isolate K-KA32 ecotype Philippines breed swamp buffalo chromosome 16, PCC_UOA_SB_1v2, whole genome shotgun sequence genome and encodes:
- the IL2 gene encoding interleukin-2 isoform X2; the protein is MYKIQLLSCIALTLALVANGAPTSSSTGNTMKEVKSLLLDLQLLLEKVKNPENLKLSRMHTFNFYVPKKATELKHLKCLLEELKLLEEVLNLAPSKNLNPREIKDSMDNIKRIVLELQGSETGFTCEYDDATVKAVEFLNKWITFCQSIYSTMT
- the IL2 gene encoding interleukin-2 isoform X1 codes for the protein MYKIQLLSCIALTLALVANGAPTSSSTGNTMKEVKSLLLDLQLLLEKVKNPENLKLSRMHTFNFYVPKVNATELKHLKCLLEELKLLEEVLNLAPSKNLNPREIKDSMDNIKRIVLELQGSETGFTCEYDDATVKAVEFLNKWITFCQSIYSTMT